The genomic window TCATGTTTAGCTGCCTTCATATATTTTCCTTTCCTGTCTTGTTGCACACCTTGCGCTTATTATTCTTGTTTTCCCATGCCGCTCAGTATGAACGACAACCATTAATTGACCCATTCCAGAATAGCCAAAAGGCAAAAATCTATGCTCACCAATTGAATGGTCAGGATCATTGAAGGTCAATGCCAGCGGGTCACCGAATACCGTTGACGCCTCATGGAAGGATATGCCATGTTTTTTAAGGTTGGCGTTGGCTTTATTTGGATCCCATTCAAATTCCATATGAGAATTCTAACTTGTTAACGTTACAAATTGTGTGATAGACAGAAAAGAGGATAAGTATTTATGCTCATGATTCTTCCTGGTATTACCGACGCTACACAGGAGACCACGCTGCCTGATGTTTGAGTAATTTCCATCTCCTCTGAATTTCTGCTTCCGCCTGCTTCATAAGCGCTGCAGCGACTTCAGGATTGCTTGCCTTTAACGCCCGGTAGCGATTTTCCTTGTAGGCATATTCTTCAAAGGAAACGGACGGGTCCTTGC from Candidatus Brocadia sp. includes these protein-coding regions:
- a CDS encoding BrnT family toxin; this translates as MEFEWDPNKANANLKKHGISFHEASTVFGDPLALTFNDPDHSIGEHRFLPFGYSGMGQLMVVVHTERHGKTRIISARCATRQERKIYEGS